The DNA sequence AAATTCCTGAACCCTTACACTCCATAATGTTTTTATATCCATAAACATACCCATGCTTTCATGAATTTTTTAAATAACATAGAAACATTAACTATTTCATCTATCTTTACTCTATGCAATGAAAAAATTGCTTTACTCTGTGACCATTTCCTAAAGGCTTCCTCCCTATGTAAAACTAATACTATATTTTAACATAAAATTCCACTAGCTTATTAAAATATTCTGCATTTTACATCAACAAGAAAAGAAAAAAGCCTAATTTCTCTACAAATCAAAATAGAGAAATTGAGCTTATCGATTACCTCATTTATTTATTGAATTCATTAACTGGAAGAAGTATTCAGGTTTATGAGTCTTATTTAGGTTATACCATGAATGTAATACATCTGGTGTAAATACATCAATTTTTTTTAGTACCTCCATAGCAAATTCTAGAGGCGCTATTCCTGATGCAGTAACTAAATTCCCATCAGATACGGCAGATGCCAACTCATAGAACTTTTCTCCTTTATAGTTAGGACATACCATTTTAGTATAATCTAAGTTATTACTTGTATGCTTTCTAGTATCTAAGTATCCCATATTCGCGAGGGCATCAGCTGCACCACAAATTGCAGCAACAATAGTACCAAGTTTTAAAGCTTGGCCAATCTTTTCCAAGATAGGTTGATGAATTTCTTCACTCCAAGTAGTCCCTCCGGGTAAAATAATAAGATCTTTACTCTCAAGAGTGCATTCATCAAGGGAAATATCAGGTTTTATGCTCAGTCCTCCCATAGTCGTAATCATTTCTTTATTAGCTCCTACTGTAATTACTCTTAAAGGTGCTAACTCTTTTTTGAAATATCTTCCTGAGTTGAGTTCTGCAATTAAATATCCATATTCCCAGTCTGACATTGTATTAAATACATATAGAAAAACGTTTTTTGTTTGCATCCAATAACACTCCAATCACGATTGATAATGCTATTATAATAAAACTTCCCTGACAGTTAACGTCAGGGAAGTTATCATTCTTGATGAAATATTATTAATTCCGACAGAACCTCAATAAGTTTCTTCTTAAGACTTATTGGCTCAATAATTTTAATAGATTTATTGTACGGTAAAAGTAAATAAGGTACATAGGTATGTAGCATATCATTTTCAAGAAGAAAAACTGCTTGATTTGAAGTCCGTTCTTTTAAATAATGTCCTAAAAACCAATGTTGGGAGATATCAGCCAATACACTTTTATCCCCACTAATAACCAAAGAAATATTCCCTTCCTTATCTTCTATAGTTGGAAGAAGACTTTTTAGAAAAAAATCACGTGCTGAAAAGTTTTCTGGCCGGTTAAACTTATTTTCGGTTAGCATTAGACTTTCAATTCGATCTATTCTAAAATTACGGATATCATTCCTAAGATGACAAAATCCAATCACATACCACTTATGATTCCAATAGATCATTCTGTACGGATTGACCAATCTATAATTTACTTGCTTTTCGCCACTTTTATGGTAAAGAATTTTTACTGAGTACCCGTCAGCTACGGCCTGTTCCAAATCCTTCAAAAAAGGTTCCATAGTGAGTGAATTTAATCGACTTATTACTTCGAGACTAGTTAAATGTTGGTTTACCTTTGTTTCCTGCTCTTGATTTGAGTATTTACTTAGTTTTGAAATGGCTCTATTTAGTGCTTCACCTCCATAATATCCTGCCTCTTCCGCAAAAACAGCAGCGTGAAACAGTGAAGTTTGCTCCTCAGTATCAAAAAAAAGAGGAGCCTCAATAAAATTGTTCAATAAAGTGTACCCACCGTTATGTCCTGGTTCTGAAATTATTGGTACTCCACTTGTTGAAATTGTATCAATATAACGGTACACAGTCCTTATATTCATCTCTAGCTTTTCTGAGATTTGTTTTGCAGTTATTTTTTCACCTGAACGAAGCATCCATAGAATTGCTAACATATTGTCAATTTTAGGCAAATAATTTCACCTCTATCTGAAGATTATTTTCTATAATATTTGGATTTATTCCATTCATATTCCATTATTGCTGCTGTTTTTAATGCTCGTTGTTCCCCTAATAATTTTTGAATCACATACAAAGACATATCTATACCCGCTGATACACCAGCTGAAAAGATAAACTTACCATTATCAACATATCGAACTTCTTCCAATAGTTCTGAAGATTTAGGTATTACTTCTTCTAATTCATTATATGCCAAACGATTTGTTGTGAGTTTTAAACCATTTATAAGGTTCGTTTTCGCAAGTATTAACGCACCAGTGCAAACAGATAAAACAAGCTCAGTATCATTAGAGACGTTTTCAATCCAATTTATTATTGTTTCATTTTTCATTTCCTTTCTTGCACCCCATCCCCCAGGTATAATTAAAATATCTGGAAGAGGGCAATTTTTTATTGAATAATTCGGATTAATACTTAAATTTCCCAAAGCTATTACTGGCTGTTCATTTTCAGCAACTGTAAAGACATTGAAATCTTTTCCTCTATCACTCCCAGTAATAAAAACCTCATATGGTCCTGTAAAATCTAAGATTTCTACATTTTCATAAATAAAGATTGCAACATTCCTACAAATTTTACCACTTTCCATTTGCTCATCTCCCTGAAAATAATAAAAAGCATTTGAAAAAATCAAATGCTTTGCCCAGGCGTACGGCTATATAAGTATGTATTCCCTCGTGGTAAACCACGTTACGCCAGTTATACACACCAGAAAATTCCTATTATGTAACTTATATCACAATAATCAGAAAACTACAACTGATATATTCTTCTTGTACTATTTTGCCCCGTTAGCACGTTAAGCGATAGCCGTTGTTCTGCTAGCACTCTCAGTTAATGAAACAAAGAAATTTTATCGTATATGTTCCTGTATTTTTTGAATATCTTCTTTATAAAAAGAAACTTGATGTGGTACGAATTTATCCTTTTTACTGTTTTATTAATTGTATGGTTATTTCCTTCATCATTTACTTCAAATCCACTTTCGTTAACTCAACAAGACAAGTGATACCATGTTAAAGTAATCCATCCGTTAATGAAATAACAAATACTAATTAATAACAATTTTTTTTGCAAACTCTTTACCATCACCTTTAGGTTTTACCCATACCTTAACATCATCGTCCTCTGTTAAATCCTCGAACTTATCTTTACTACCTTCTATTTTCGTATTTTGGTCAATAAATATTTCGTAAACAGGATAAGAAGCCTCTGGGTCGGTAGCAGGTGGAGCAATAAGAATGCTTGTTTCTCTAACCTCATAGATAAAGACATTATAATAATCTGGATTTTTTTCTTCCTGTTTTACAGTTACAGATTCTTTTGTATTTGAAGGAGTTTCAACTTGTTTGTTTTCTTGAATACAACCAACTAAAACTAATAAAAGTACAAAAATGATTGTCACTTTTCTCATAAAATTACCCCAATAATATTTTTATGCCATATTCAACATTACTGCTCTTTACTTCAAAAAGGCGAATCTCCCTATTTAGAATTCGCTCAGTTAACTTAATAGGGCGTTATTAATCATTTTCTTCTAACCATTCTTTGTATTCAGATAACGTGTATTCATCAGTTTTTACTACGGTCCATTGATTATCATTCTGTTTTAAGAAGATCTTCATTAAATATTCCCCGCCAGATTCGTCGAAGTCATCTCTCAAATAAACCATGCTTCCGTGGACCTGAACTACAACTTCGTTATCATTTATAGCCTTCACCTTAATTCGGTCATAACTTTCGATATTGTAATTGGCATCCACTAACCTAAAACCTTGATTTAAGGATTCAACCTCATTTTTTTCTACATTTATACCTTTTTCACTATCAATGTTCTCTTGTAATAGTGGGTACCTTACCCAAAGAATGTTTATATCATTATGTATTACTGCTTGAGTTTTATGAAACATATACTCTCTTATAGGCTTTGTATAATCCACCCAATCTGATGGTTCAGGTTCAACAAAACCTTCTAACTCATTTTGTGAATTAGGGTCATCTGCCAATCCTAAATTTTGCTGACACCCTAATAATGACAATAATAAAATGACGATTAAACCCCAAAAATGAAACATCTTCATATTATTTGTCCCCCTTTTTAACTATACGACGAACTTTACTTAGCATAAGTTTCATAATGGCAACAAAAAGTATGAATCTTATTCACTAAACTACTTATTCACAACCCAACTACTCGATTAATGGATGAGTATTAATCCATATTTACAGGTTCAATCACTTCGAATAAGAATGGATTACCATTTACATATTCTCTTATGTAGGCTTGGGCATATTTTTGTTCATCAATTAAATTTGCTGTTTCTCTTGGGTCAGAGGCATGATTACAGTAGTTCTCGATCATGAACATGACGAAAAAACATTCAAGTTCCCGAATGTAGTCCGTTTCCAACTTCCTAATACTCTCGTAACCTTGTATAAACATCCATCGATGCTTCGGCCAAAGTTCCAATATAGTGCCTGCCACATCGTAGAGGTAAAATCCGTATCCACATCTTCCAAAATCAATCGGATAGGGTTGGTTATCCTTAAATACCATATTACCGGTATGTAGATCAGCATGAATAAGCCCATAGTTTTGATCACTTGGTTGCATAGTGGTAAGTTGGGACACAACCTTCTCAGCTGCATCTTGATACAACTTCCATTCCTCTTTGGATAAAAAACGTTCATAATAACGTTCCAACTTAGTCATTGCCCGTTTAAAACTTTCTACTCCCCATGTAGGTCTTTTAAAATCAGGCGGTGAATTGAAATCATTTGCTGTTGCATGGATCTTAGCCATTAATACGCCCATTTTATAAGCATTACTATCCGTAAATTCACCTGTTGCATGTTCACCCTCTATCCACCGCATCATCGTTACAAATGGACGTCTATATCCTATATCTGTTTCGATGTCCAATACATAATTACCATCACAACTAGCTATCCCTTCTGGTACATTTAAGTCATTCGATTTGTTTAGTGTTTCTAACAGTAGGAGTTCTGAGCGAATTTCCTCTTTGCTCAATCGGTCCGAATGAATGCGTAGCAAATAATTGTTATCCGTACTCGTTTCAATTTTATACGTGATCGTATCGGATAATTGGATAAAGTGAATGCTATCCCATTCTAAGTCATACTGTTGAATTGCTGATAAAGCGACTCTCCTTGCTCTGACTAATAACTCCTGCCGTTCATTATCCGTATCAAATCTAAAAAAATCTTTCATTTTTCTATCCCCCTGCTATATTTATATAATGGTAAGAAAATAGGCTAAATCCTCATGTTTTTCTTAACACTCTATGTAACCCGGTGCGTTTTCCAGTATTATTAAAGCGAAAGATGAGTTTATATCCATCGAATGTTTCTCCTTTTTCCTCAATGAAAGCTCCATTCGTGTAATTTGAAATGGTCTTCCTCCAAAAACTTTGCCCAACTATGTTTTTCTCTAAAGGATTCGTAAACAGCTCCCAGTTTCCAATAAATTGTTCGAATACTAGATTTGCTGCCCTTTCAGCAATACCTTTGCCCCTAAATGACTGAAGTAAAAAGAAATCACTAACAAAATAGTCAATCCCTTTGTTACAATGAGGCGGGGTCGCTATTCGAACAAATCCTGCTGGTATTCCATCAACTAAAATTAAGTAGGGGAATAAGATCTCTGGTTTTTCCCACCATATATTTTGAACGTCATACTGGTCGTTTAATGTTCGAAAATCGTCACTATCCTCAAAAACGCCATGAACATTTGGTTTATTACCATAATGTCCTGATAAGTCATGTAAGTACAAAGGATATAAATTTTTTATAATATATGCTTGATTTTTATCTGTTAATTGAACGTCAATTTTCATAGACTTCTCCTTTCAATTTGACATAAAATCCTATGTAGATTTTTATACAATTGTCAAATAATGCATTATAGTTTGTTAAACTTTTAAAGCGCAAATTGTTACTCGGTCGCAATACCTACTAAACTTTTGAAAATTGATAATGTATGCAAAAAAAGATGCTTTAACCGCTCATACATGGCAGTTAGTAGCATCTTTCGTTTTTATAAAACATTAATTCTTTTACTCTACGCTACAAAATTAACTGTAACACAATTACTATAAATAGCCCTGTTCAAGAATGTTTCTACCTTAAACTTGAGCACGTACTAAAAGCACGCTTCTTCTCTTGGCTAACGATTCTCCGAATACTTGATTCAGAGAGATAGTTTTCCTTCGCCAATTGCGTAGTGGACACTCCTGACTGATAGCGACAGAAAATAGTTTGGTTTCTTTTATAGATATAGCTTTTCGTCCCGCTATTTTCTCCCCAAGCTTTGTGTGATTCTTGTTTCTTCGGTATATAAATATATCCACCATCAATATATTCTTGAATTAACGTAATAAGTTTTTCAGGTAACACATTTTCGGTTTTGTAATATTTCATCGCTTTGCTCCTTCCAAAATGTTCCTTTCAGATAGAAACAAAGACTACAAAGCCGGAGACAATGAATCAATATTATTCATATGAATTAGGCTCCAAACAAAGTATGGCCTACACGTTTTGTAGTCTTTGTTTGGAGCGAACGGTAAAACTTGCAAAATGCCTTTTCTCCATCATTTTGTTTCACCACCCTTAATTTTTTTGAAGTCCCTTTCATTTTCTATTTATTCCACACCCGATTTATTTTTTCCTCCACATCATTAGCTCCAGAAACGATTGCTCTTATAGAACAATCGCCCTTTGTCCAACAATTAATACTTTTATCTTTTTAGCACTTGCGTCATACTTTTAATTATCCCCATATGTAGACTTTCATGATTCATATGGAATACAACCATGTCACCTAATGTTTTCATACCTAAGAAAGGTTCATTAAGTGGTTGATCAAGGTGGCCTTTACACGCTTGTTCAATACTAATAGGTTGTTCTTCAAGGTGTGTTATTATCTCATTCATTGACGGAGGTTGTTCTGCCCAAGTTTCTGGTTTACTCCCACTAGGAAATAGTAAGTGATATGATAGAGGCATTTGCCTCTCCTTATTGACTGATGGAAACATTGTGTGATCCCATCCTACTAAAATATGACCAGCATTCCAGCGTATACTGTTATTATGACCTTTTGGAATTCGGTCTGTAAGGTCTTCAGGAATTGTTCTAAGAAACTCAACAGTCCAATTACGCCACAACTTCATCTGTTCAAATAGTTGTTCTTCTCTCATCATTCTTCTCTCCCTTACTTCCTATTCGTAATCATCAATAAAAATCAAAAACTCCAATGTGAAAGAGTGGAAATAGAACAAAAACAAACACCTTTTTATTTTACAGTGTTTGTTGCTCTACTAAACTATCTTCCTCGTTAGCACCACAACAGCAGCGTCAACTTATTTCACGATGTACGTAAAACTTGATAAAAATATCCGTTCAATTCAATTACCATATAATCACGCTGGTTGCTAATCCGCTTATAGCTTAATTTTTCCTTGAAGTATTGCATCCGTTAGTTTAAAAGATTCTAGACAGTGTTTTCTCAGGAATACCCATTAGAAGGAAATCTATTAATTAATCTAGTTTTTCTAAACATAGGTATAATTTTATTTATGATAAAATATCCAAGCATACACCCAATTGTATTTAATAAAACATCATCTATATCCACTGTACGGTGATTGTAACCTAAAACACCAACTATGCCTTGAAAAACTTCAATTGTTAGAGTTACTAAACAGGCAAACAATAAAACCTTTTTATAACTTAAGCGTTTATTAATAATGAAAGGTAGGTATAAACCTAAAGGAAATAATAATATAAGGTTTCCACCATTTTGCCAAATGGATTGTATCATCCCCACATTAAACGATCCGATAATACTATAAAATGGAATAATATTAATATTTACCTCGTGTGAAACAATACTTTTGGCTTCCTCTGTGAACATAAAATCAAGCGGGAAAATAGTCAAATTAATTACGTTCAATAAGTAAAATAAAAAAGTAGTATAAACCAACAAATTAAACCATTTCCATTGTTTTCGATTTCTTATAACATAGATAATGACAAAAATAGCTATCAATATTATTTGTATAGGTAATTTTAAACTTATACTTACTCCCTGGATAATATTCGTTTCTTCCATAAAGATAATCACACCTACTTTAAAAAAGTAACATAATTAATGAATCATTTTTCCATTTTTCTATACCTCTTCTTAAACTCTACTTCCTCATTAGTTGAATAAAGATTTATCTACTACTAATTCGCTTTAAAATTATAAAGTGGTTTCATAATATGATTGATTTCAACGGCGTCTCCTACATTATCCACGATTTCTTCGATTGGCTTGTAAGCCATAGGGGATTCATCAAGTGTGCTTTCTGTGACTGATGTACTCCAGATTCCATTCATCGTCTCTTTAAAATCATCTATACGTAACGTTTGTTTTGCTTTTGAACGGCTTAGTATTCTTCCGGCTCCATGTGGGCCAGAATAGTTCCAATCTGGATTTCCTTTTCCAGTCGCAATAATGCTTCCATCCCTCATATTAATAGGGATGATGACTCGTTCTCCTTTTTGTGCTGAAATAGCCCCTTTTCGAAGAATCATATTCTCTATATCAATATAGTTATGAATCGTAGTGAAACCATCGACTATCTTCCAGTTCATATGCGTTACAATTTCATCTACCATTGCCTTTCGGTTATATGTAGCATAAACCTGAGCAATTTTCATATCATTCATATAATCTTCAAAGGATTGTCCTTGTAAATATGCTAAGTCTTTGTTGATTTTTGGACTTGTAATATTATTTAATGCTTCTGGAATTTCGACAGTTTTGCCTTCTGCTTTTAATTTTGCAATCAGTTCATTTTTCTCTTGCCTGATGTCCATTAACTCATCGTATGCTCGATTTTGATAATACTCTGCTATTTGTTTTCCTAGATTACGAGAACCAGAGTGGATGACAAGAACGATTTGGTCATTAAGTTCATTGATTTCAATAAAATGATTTCCTCCACCAAGTGTTCCAATAGAGTCCCTTGCTCTATCTTCTTTAAAAGGAGCACGCACCTCTGAAAACGAAATATGTTTCTCAAAGCGATGACGTTTCGCGTTACTTCTTGTACTAAAGCCAAACGGAACATGCTTTCGGATGACATCATCCAATTGCTCAAAGCTAACCTCATTTTTATGCTTTTCTATAATGGCCACTTCCATGCCGCACCCAATATCAACTCCGACTAGATTTGGAACGATTTTATCTTGTATTGTCATCGTTGTACCAATTGTACAACCGGCACCTGCATGTGTATCAGGCATGATTCGAATTTGACTATCCTTAGCGAATTCTTGGTTACATAGCTCGATAATTTGATTCATAGCCGTTTTTTCTACATTGTCAGTGAAAACTTTCGCTTGATTGTATTTTCCAACTAACTCTATCATTTCTGGCAACCCCTTTTTACCTAAACTTAACCAGCTGTTACCTATTTTGATTATACTTGTTTTTACATAATGTGGATATATTTAAATTACGTGAATACAAAGAAGCCGAAACAAAGGATGTTTCCTGCCTTTGTTTCGGCCACAATTTAACTGATTACTTTATACTTCAATCTCTTATTTTTTTTTAGCCAAAATATAAACAAACCGGCGGCTTCTTCTTGTGCTAAAAGGTCATGACCTTGTGATTTGGCCCATGCGGCTAGATCACTTTTTGCTCCTTTATCTGTTGCGTGAATTTCTAAGATTTGTCCTGCTTCGAGATCTAGCATGGCTTTTTTAGTTTTAACAATTGGCATCGGACATGCTAGCCCTTTCGTATCAACTACTCTATCTGATTTCATTGTTCTTCCCCCTAATCTTTTTTATCTAACGGCACATCGGTTTGGACCGATTTCCATTTCTCGTTGTGTTTCCTCATCTGTTGTGAATTTTCCCATATTAATTTGTCGTATTTCTTGATAGGCATTGGGTTGAGGTGGTAAATCTTCAGTAACAACTTTTCTAAATTGATTTTCATCATTTATATTTAAACCATGGTTTTTACTAAATAATGTACCTAACTTCCTGGATACACTTCCATCATGGTTTAATTCTTTACTACCCATGAAGTGTGCAGGTAATACGAGTAATTCTTTTGAAAGCTCTCTATAACGGATATAAAGGGACTCTCGTAAATCATTTACCCAGTCATCTGCCATCCCAGCTAAATCAGGACGTCCAATAGAATCAATAAATAATATATCACCTGTTAATAAATAGTGATTATCTATGATAAAAGAAGTTGACCCAATAGTGTGACCTGGTGAGTACAGAGCTTCCATCGTTATTGATGAATGACCAACATCTATTGCGATTCCATTTTCTATTGGTTGATACTCAAATTCAACTTCTTCCGCATCCTTTGGAGGCAACCAATACGTTGCTCCTGTTAATGCTGAGATTTCCCTTCCACCAGATATATGGTCCGCATGTAAATGTGTATCAAAAACTTGCGTAATTGTCGCTCCAACTTTTTTAGCAAATTCAATATATACGTCTACCATACGGGTTGCATCTACAATAGCCGCTTCACCGTTAGAGATGATCATATACGAAAGGCATCCTTTACCATGGCGAACAAACTGAAATAATTCCCCACCATTAGTCAATGTTCCGATTCTTACTGGCTGTAAATATTCACTCCATGCCTTCATTCCACCCTCAAGATAAAAAACTGACAGTTCCGCATCTGATAGCATATCAGCTATCATTATCGAAGAACCCTCTTTAGCACAAACCACTAGCACGTCTTTTGTAGTGGGGATGAGGTCAAGTATCGTCTCTACCCCAACAAGTAATTCAAAATATGGAATGTTAACATATTCAAATGCTTCACCTTCAATTTTCCAATCAGTGAAGTCATTTTCATTGCGAATATCTAAAATAAATAATGGTTTTTTTTCAATAACTTTTAAAGCTACCTCTTTGGAACTCATTGCACTTACTGTCATCACACATACCCCCTATAGTATTGTTTTAGCTAAAAATTTTTTATATATTCCACTCATTCATACCAGGCAGAACATTAAACACTTGTTTAAATCCTGCTTCAGTTAATGCTAGAGCAGCTAAATCACTTCGATTTCCTGTCCGACAAATAACATATATGGGTTTCTCTCGTCGCAATTTATCTAAGTGTTTGTCCATTTCTCCTAGTGGAATGGATTGTGAACGTGGGATATGATGAAATACATACTCAGCTGTTTCACGAACGTCAACTAGTATAACTTCATCATCATTATTTAGCTTAGCTTGTAACTGTTCGTTACTTACGACATGTGGGTGTTTTTTTTCAAGTGCTTCTTCTCCACTTGCCTTTCTAATATAATGAAATAATACTTCTTTATCCTCAATTGTACCTAAATAGAAATGACCTGAGCTTGTGGCCCAAGCTTTTACATCGGCGGTTGAGCCTCTATCAGTCGCTTGAACTTCTAATACTTTTCCTTGTTCAAGTTCACTCATTGCCTTCTTAGTCCTTACAATTGGCAACGGGCAAGCAAGACCTTTTGCATCTACAGTTTGATCGAAGGTAATGTTTTTTATGTCAACGCTTCTATTATTTAACTCCATTTACTAATGCCACCTTTAACATTTGATATCTTTTGGAATCCTAACTTTTTCAATACTTTTGTCGCCTTGTTACTTCGCATCCCACTTTGACAAATGACAACTGTTTCTACCTCTTTTGATAGTTGGTTTGCTTTTTTCGTGAGTTCATGAAGAGGTACATTCATAAAGCTTGGAATGTGAAATTGGTTGAACTCATTTCTAGTTCTCACATCAATAAATTTAACGTTCTTTTCGGATAATTTCTTTTTAAGTTCTACTGTATTAATTTGTACAACACCTATAGTTGGGACGAGTCTGTTAAAAAGAAACCAAGTTACTAGTAGGATTATTGCAAGGTTGATGATAAATTCCATGTTGGTACCCCCTTTGGTATATTGCTAGATAAATAGATTAACATTTCCTTCTTCGGCATCGCCAAGATATGCGGCGACTCCAGCATACTCAAGACCATCAATTAGTTCTTCTTGCTTAAGGCCGAGTAAATCCATCGTCATTGTACAAGCTACAAGTTTGACGCCTTGTTCTTTTGCCATTTCGATTAAATCTGGTAAAGGCATCGCATTATGCTTTTTCATTAC is a window from the Bacillus alkalicellulosilyticus genome containing:
- a CDS encoding type 1 glutamine amidotransferase family protein — translated: MQTKNVFLYVFNTMSDWEYGYLIAELNSGRYFKKELAPLRVITVGANKEMITTMGGLSIKPDISLDECTLESKDLIILPGGTTWSEEIHQPILEKIGQALKLGTIVAAICGAADALANMGYLDTRKHTSNNLDYTKMVCPNYKGEKFYELASAVSDGNLVTASGIAPLEFAMEVLKKIDVFTPDVLHSWYNLNKTHKPEYFFQLMNSINK
- a CDS encoding helix-turn-helix transcriptional regulator; protein product: MPKIDNMLAILWMLRSGEKITAKQISEKLEMNIRTVYRYIDTISTSGVPIISEPGHNGGYTLLNNFIEAPLFFDTEEQTSLFHAAVFAEEAGYYGGEALNRAISKLSKYSNQEQETKVNQHLTSLEVISRLNSLTMEPFLKDLEQAVADGYSVKILYHKSGEKQVNYRLVNPYRMIYWNHKWYVIGFCHLRNDIRNFRIDRIESLMLTENKFNRPENFSARDFFLKSLLPTIEDKEGNISLVISGDKSVLADISQHWFLGHYLKERTSNQAVFLLENDMLHTYVPYLLLPYNKSIKIIEPISLKKKLIEVLSELIIFHQE
- a CDS encoding DJ-1/PfpI family protein, yielding MESGKICRNVAIFIYENVEILDFTGPYEVFITGSDRGKDFNVFTVAENEQPVIALGNLSINPNYSIKNCPLPDILIIPGGWGARKEMKNETIINWIENVSNDTELVLSVCTGALILAKTNLINGLKLTTNRLAYNELEEVIPKSSELLEEVRYVDNGKFIFSAGVSAGIDMSLYVIQKLLGEQRALKTAAIMEYEWNKSKYYRK
- a CDS encoding phosphotransferase enzyme family protein, which produces MKDFFRFDTDNERQELLVRARRVALSAIQQYDLEWDSIHFIQLSDTITYKIETSTDNNYLLRIHSDRLSKEEIRSELLLLETLNKSNDLNVPEGIASCDGNYVLDIETDIGYRRPFVTMMRWIEGEHATGEFTDSNAYKMGVLMAKIHATANDFNSPPDFKRPTWGVESFKRAMTKLERYYERFLSKEEWKLYQDAAEKVVSQLTTMQPSDQNYGLIHADLHTGNMVFKDNQPYPIDFGRCGYGFYLYDVAGTILELWPKHRWMFIQGYESIRKLETDYIRELECFFVMFMIENYCNHASDPRETANLIDEQKYAQAYIREYVNGNPFLFEVIEPVNMD
- a CDS encoding GNAT family N-acetyltransferase, with protein sequence MKIDVQLTDKNQAYIIKNLYPLYLHDLSGHYGNKPNVHGVFEDSDDFRTLNDQYDVQNIWWEKPEILFPYLILVDGIPAGFVRIATPPHCNKGIDYFVSDFFLLQSFRGKGIAERAANLVFEQFIGNWELFTNPLEKNIVGQSFWRKTISNYTNGAFIEEKGETFDGYKLIFRFNNTGKRTGLHRVLRKT
- a CDS encoding CD3324 family protein, translating into MKYYKTENVLPEKLITLIQEYIDGGYIYIPKKQESHKAWGENSGTKSYIYKRNQTIFCRYQSGVSTTQLAKENYLSESSIRRIVSQEKKRAFSTCSSLR
- a CDS encoding DinB family protein, which gives rise to MREEQLFEQMKLWRNWTVEFLRTIPEDLTDRIPKGHNNSIRWNAGHILVGWDHTMFPSVNKERQMPLSYHLLFPSGSKPETWAEQPPSMNEIITHLEEQPISIEQACKGHLDQPLNEPFLGMKTLGDMVVFHMNHESLHMGIIKSMTQVLKR
- a CDS encoding VanZ family protein; the encoded protein is MEETNIIQGVSISLKLPIQIILIAIFVIIYVIRNRKQWKWFNLLVYTTFLFYLLNVINLTIFPLDFMFTEEAKSIVSHEVNINIIPFYSIIGSFNVGMIQSIWQNGGNLILLFPLGLYLPFIINKRLSYKKVLLFACLVTLTIEVFQGIVGVLGYNHRTVDIDDVLLNTIGCMLGYFIINKIIPMFRKTRLINRFPSNGYS
- a CDS encoding RtcB family protein, whose amino-acid sequence is MIELVGKYNQAKVFTDNVEKTAMNQIIELCNQEFAKDSQIRIMPDTHAGAGCTIGTTMTIQDKIVPNLVGVDIGCGMEVAIIEKHKNEVSFEQLDDVIRKHVPFGFSTRSNAKRHRFEKHISFSEVRAPFKEDRARDSIGTLGGGNHFIEINELNDQIVLVIHSGSRNLGKQIAEYYQNRAYDELMDIRQEKNELIAKLKAEGKTVEIPEALNNITSPKINKDLAYLQGQSFEDYMNDMKIAQVYATYNRKAMVDEIVTHMNWKIVDGFTTIHNYIDIENMILRKGAISAQKGERVIIPINMRDGSIIATGKGNPDWNYSGPHGAGRILSRSKAKQTLRIDDFKETMNGIWSTSVTESTLDESPMAYKPIEEIVDNVGDAVEINHIMKPLYNFKAN
- a CDS encoding sulfurtransferase TusA family protein, yielding MKSDRVVDTKGLACPMPIVKTKKAMLDLEAGQILEIHATDKGAKSDLAAWAKSQGHDLLAQEEAAGLFIFWLKKNKRLKYKVIS
- a CDS encoding MBL fold metallo-hydrolase, which translates into the protein MTVSAMSSKEVALKVIEKKPLFILDIRNENDFTDWKIEGEAFEYVNIPYFELLVGVETILDLIPTTKDVLVVCAKEGSSIMIADMLSDAELSVFYLEGGMKAWSEYLQPVRIGTLTNGGELFQFVRHGKGCLSYMIISNGEAAIVDATRMVDVYIEFAKKVGATITQVFDTHLHADHISGGREISALTGATYWLPPKDAEEVEFEYQPIENGIAIDVGHSSITMEALYSPGHTIGSTSFIIDNHYLLTGDILFIDSIGRPDLAGMADDWVNDLRESLYIRYRELSKELLVLPAHFMGSKELNHDGSVSRKLGTLFSKNHGLNINDENQFRKVVTEDLPPQPNAYQEIRQINMGKFTTDEETQREMEIGPNRCAVR
- a CDS encoding sulfurtransferase TusA family protein gives rise to the protein MELNNRSVDIKNITFDQTVDAKGLACPLPIVRTKKAMSELEQGKVLEVQATDRGSTADVKAWATSSGHFYLGTIEDKEVLFHYIRKASGEEALEKKHPHVVSNEQLQAKLNNDDEVILVDVRETAEYVFHHIPRSQSIPLGEMDKHLDKLRREKPIYVICRTGNRSDLAALALTEAGFKQVFNVLPGMNEWNI
- a CDS encoding rhodanese-like domain-containing protein, whose protein sequence is MEFIINLAIILLVTWFLFNRLVPTIGVVQINTVELKKKLSEKNVKFIDVRTRNEFNQFHIPSFMNVPLHELTKKANQLSKEVETVVICQSGMRSNKATKVLKKLGFQKISNVKGGISKWS